Proteins encoded together in one Lachnospiraceae bacterium JLR.KK008 window:
- a CDS encoding DUF3795 domain-containing protein encodes MIESRCGLLCSQCAFREQMNCPGCVHMDKPFWGESCPVKSCSENSRQVHCGTCESFPCALLHQFAYDMEQSDNGQRIEQCKTWRDCP; translated from the coding sequence ATGATCGAGTCAAGATGTGGATTACTTTGCAGCCAATGTGCTTTTCGGGAACAGATGAACTGTCCTGGCTGCGTACATATGGACAAGCCATTCTGGGGCGAGAGCTGCCCCGTGAAATCATGCTCGGAGAACAGCAGACAGGTACACTGCGGAACTTGTGAAAGTTTCCCCTGCGCACTGCTCCACCAGTTCGCCTATGATATGGAACAGAGCGACAACGGACAGCGTATTGAACAATGCAAGACCTGGCGCGACTGTCCCTGA
- the thrS gene encoding threonine--tRNA ligase — MKVLTNDGQVREYGFDEKLGRAAFWHTSAHILAQAVKRLYPDVKCAIGPAVDGGFYYDFEFSFPFQEGHLAGVEEEMRRIVKEALPLRTYEVAREEAARIMGERGEEYKLEMIRQLADGERITFYEQGNYGEFCAGPHVTNTCVVGALKLTGIAGAYWRGDENNRMLTRIYGVSFPNEAELSQHLEMLEEAKRRDHRKLGRELGLFAFMEEGPGFPFFLPKGMILKNILIGYWRALHEREGYQEISTPIMLDRGLWETSGHWDHYRDNMYTTVIEGNEFAVKPMNCPGGMLVYQMTPHSYKELPLRLGELGIVHRHEKSGQMHGLMRVRCFTQDDAHIFMTEEQIRDEIKGVVRMIDEVYTRFGFPYYVELSTRPEDSMGSDEDWELATQGLREALEDLDLSYQINEGDGAFYGPKIDFHLKDSLGRTWQCGTIQLDFQLPLRFGAEYTGADGKRHRPIMIHRVIYGSIERFIGILIEHYAGKFPVWLAPVQAKVLSVSEKSERYAGEVCETMKRAGIRCETDLRSEKLGYKIRESRLEKVPYLVIVGEKEEQEGTISVRCRDGREGKDSSESMRVEDLIRKISQRQSDCLPPV, encoded by the coding sequence ATGAAAGTGCTGACAAACGACGGACAGGTAAGAGAATATGGTTTTGATGAGAAGCTGGGGAGAGCGGCTTTCTGGCACACGTCGGCCCATATTCTGGCGCAGGCGGTAAAGCGGCTCTATCCGGATGTGAAATGTGCGATTGGACCGGCAGTGGACGGTGGATTTTATTATGATTTTGAGTTTTCATTTCCTTTTCAGGAAGGACATCTCGCCGGAGTGGAGGAAGAGATGAGACGGATTGTAAAGGAAGCGCTTCCGCTGCGGACGTACGAAGTGGCAAGAGAAGAAGCGGCCCGGATTATGGGAGAACGTGGGGAAGAGTATAAGCTGGAGATGATCAGACAGCTTGCCGACGGGGAACGGATTACGTTTTATGAGCAGGGTAATTACGGGGAATTCTGCGCAGGCCCTCATGTGACGAATACGTGTGTAGTTGGGGCGCTGAAGCTGACAGGCATTGCCGGAGCCTATTGGCGGGGCGATGAAAACAACAGAATGCTCACAAGAATTTACGGTGTTTCGTTCCCGAATGAGGCGGAGCTGTCACAGCATCTGGAAATGCTGGAGGAGGCAAAGCGCAGGGATCACAGGAAGCTGGGACGGGAATTGGGGCTGTTTGCTTTTATGGAAGAGGGACCGGGGTTTCCCTTTTTCCTTCCAAAAGGAATGATTCTCAAAAATATTCTGATCGGCTATTGGAGAGCGCTGCATGAGCGGGAAGGGTATCAGGAGATTTCCACGCCGATTATGCTGGATCGCGGTCTGTGGGAGACATCGGGGCACTGGGATCATTACCGGGATAATATGTACACGACAGTGATTGAGGGAAATGAATTTGCGGTCAAGCCGATGAACTGTCCGGGCGGGATGCTTGTCTATCAGATGACGCCGCATTCTTATAAGGAACTGCCGCTGCGGCTGGGAGAACTGGGGATTGTGCACAGACATGAAAAGTCCGGACAGATGCACGGACTTATGCGGGTACGCTGCTTTACACAGGACGACGCTCATATTTTTATGACGGAAGAGCAGATCCGGGACGAGATCAAAGGCGTTGTGAGAATGATCGATGAAGTATATACCAGATTTGGGTTTCCCTATTATGTGGAACTTTCGACAAGACCGGAGGACAGCATGGGGAGCGATGAGGACTGGGAGCTGGCGACACAGGGGTTGCGGGAGGCGTTGGAAGATCTGGACTTGTCCTACCAGATCAATGAAGGAGACGGAGCCTTTTACGGGCCGAAGATCGATTTTCATCTGAAAGATTCTCTTGGCAGGACATGGCAGTGCGGTACGATACAGCTTGATTTTCAGCTTCCGCTCAGGTTCGGGGCGGAATATACGGGTGCCGACGGGAAGAGACATCGTCCGATCATGATCCACCGGGTCATCTATGGCTCGATCGAGCGGTTCATCGGGATTCTGATTGAGCATTATGCAGGGAAATTTCCGGTATGGCTGGCACCGGTCCAGGCAAAGGTACTCTCGGTCTCGGAAAAGAGCGAACGATATGCAGGAGAAGTCTGCGAAACGATGAAACGGGCGGGCATCCGCTGTGAGACTGACCTTCGCAGTGAAAAGCTGGGCTATAAGATCCGGGAATCCAGGCTGGAGAAGGTGCCGTATCTTGTGATCGTGGGGGAAAAGGAGGAGCAGGAAGGGACGATCTCCGTGCGCTGCAGAGACGGGCGGGAGGGAAAAGATTCGTCGGAGAGTATGAGGGTGGAGGATCTGATCAGGAAGATCAGCCAGAGACAGAGCGACTGTCTGCCTCCGGTCTGA
- a CDS encoding PatB family C-S lyase, giving the protein MKYDFDEIINRNNTNSENVDGWRSYLFPLTPEREFPYADDDFVRMWVADMEFAVAPQIRQAIIDRLNRKILGYTMVSDNGYYEAVRKWCQDRYDWHFPKEELVFSPGVVPALYQLIEDLVGPGEKVMAFTPSYGAFLCACEYNSRELVPLPLQTDGRRFSIDFDDLEEKASDSAVKLLLLCNPHNPTGRIWTEEELTRIADIVKKHELWIVSDEIHCDLVRCGLHHTPMGKIMPDYRRLVTCMSASKTFNLAGMLFSNIIIRDSGERARFTARDKNIGAVNPLSVAAHKAAYEQAGEWLEQLKAYVDGNFAYVNDFLRDNIPQAGFCIPEATYFAWIDTSRILPGVDDLTLFFADHAGVLLESGNGLFVGNSRGYVRLNLAMPRAMIEKGLTRILEAIRKPDRQ; this is encoded by the coding sequence ATGAAATACGATTTTGATGAGATCATCAACAGAAACAATACCAATTCCGAGAATGTGGACGGCTGGCGTTCCTATCTCTTCCCACTCACGCCGGAGAGAGAATTTCCCTATGCGGATGACGATTTTGTGCGAATGTGGGTCGCCGACATGGAGTTTGCCGTAGCGCCGCAGATCCGCCAGGCGATCATCGACCGCCTGAATCGGAAGATTCTCGGCTATACCATGGTATCGGACAATGGCTACTACGAGGCTGTACGCAAATGGTGTCAGGACAGGTACGACTGGCATTTCCCCAAAGAAGAGCTGGTGTTTTCTCCGGGCGTCGTTCCCGCGCTCTATCAGCTCATAGAAGATCTGGTCGGTCCCGGTGAAAAAGTGATGGCCTTCACCCCTTCCTACGGCGCCTTCCTCTGTGCCTGTGAATATAATAGCCGGGAACTGGTGCCACTTCCGTTGCAGACAGACGGGCGCCGATTTTCCATCGACTTTGACGATCTGGAGGAAAAGGCATCCGACTCCGCGGTAAAACTCCTTCTGCTATGCAATCCGCACAATCCGACCGGACGCATCTGGACGGAGGAAGAGCTGACTCGGATTGCCGACATCGTCAAAAAACATGAGCTATGGATCGTGTCCGACGAAATCCACTGTGATCTCGTCCGCTGCGGCCTGCATCATACACCAATGGGAAAGATTATGCCGGACTATCGTCGACTGGTCACCTGCATGTCCGCGAGCAAAACCTTTAATCTGGCGGGAATGCTCTTCTCCAATATCATCATCCGCGACTCTGGGGAGCGAGCCAGATTTACCGCCCGTGACAAGAACATCGGCGCTGTCAACCCGCTCTCCGTTGCCGCACACAAAGCCGCATATGAGCAGGCCGGAGAATGGCTGGAACAACTCAAGGCATACGTGGACGGAAATTTCGCGTATGTGAATGACTTTCTCAGAGATAACATTCCGCAGGCCGGTTTTTGTATCCCGGAAGCCACCTATTTTGCGTGGATCGATACAAGCCGCATCCTGCCCGGCGTCGACGACCTGACGCTGTTTTTCGCCGATCATGCAGGCGTGCTCCTGGAAAGCGGCAATGGTCTGTTTGTCGGCAACTCCCGGGGATATGTCAGGCTGAATCTCGCCATGCCGCGTGCCATGATCGAAAAAGGGCTGACACGGATCCTGGAAGCCATCCGAAAACCGGACAGGCAATAA
- a CDS encoding site-specific DNA-methyltransferase, producing the protein MTDERKKQLLRLLEMARSEVENGQEISTEYARVFFPPQRREYELTYYGKETREQIISQTYAAPLQEDRKFGDAGADGWLNKLIFGDNLQVLKRLVEMKRSGELKNADGTDGVRLVYIDPPFASKQDFTNNEKAYADKIKGAQFLEWLRRRLVLLREVLSSDGSIFVHLDWHKAHYIKVLMDEVFGEGNFRNEIIWHYGTYVGQTKNKFPRKHDTLLVYGRTIDARVFFPQRDGNPENDANFKRWMSYFNDNNEITGGDYPSEDSKFDGYVKRFVKEHGRQPGSEDVLLRVDGKLVDSVWGIEPEEDETVWDIQSVNPMAKEKTGYPTQKPEELLRRVIASSSVEGDIVLDCFGGSGTTAAVAEKMGRRWITVDIGKLSVYMIQKRILGIGGHRGFVVYNAGLYDNTRLNDFDEGQWKQFAMSLWDVEPLEKTVRGIRFDGHRDGAPVKVYTPQELERLGGLITEETIGQLYRRLGASAGRELYVIAPRGKFAFASDELDGDGDWDVTFYFLRIPNSMTERFTDSFSAQIQASDTDSVNDAVDAVGFDFIRPPRVAFTVADGRLTIDSFSAQARIRGKYEYMGIEAFSMLLVDFSYDGKVFSVDHVYYRDHFKENSIDFPTKRVAGQAMLIFIDKFGNEYRTIYGG; encoded by the coding sequence ATGACTGATGAGAGAAAGAAGCAGCTGCTCCGGCTGCTCGAAATGGCCCGCAGTGAGGTAGAGAACGGACAGGAGATTTCCACGGAGTATGCGAGAGTCTTCTTCCCGCCGCAGCGCCGGGAATATGAGCTGACTTATTACGGCAAGGAGACGAGAGAACAGATTATCAGTCAGACGTATGCGGCGCCGCTGCAGGAGGACCGGAAATTTGGCGATGCGGGTGCGGATGGCTGGCTGAACAAGCTGATCTTCGGAGACAACCTGCAGGTGCTCAAACGGCTGGTCGAGATGAAACGGTCCGGGGAGCTGAAAAATGCCGACGGTACGGATGGCGTCAGACTTGTCTATATCGACCCGCCCTTTGCCTCGAAGCAGGACTTTACCAATAACGAGAAGGCTTATGCCGATAAGATCAAGGGCGCACAGTTTCTGGAATGGCTGCGCAGACGGCTTGTGCTGCTGCGGGAAGTGCTGTCTTCAGACGGCAGTATTTTCGTTCATCTGGATTGGCACAAGGCGCATTACATCAAAGTGTTGATGGACGAGGTGTTCGGTGAGGGGAACTTTCGCAATGAGATTATCTGGCATTATGGAACTTATGTCGGGCAGACAAAAAATAAATTTCCGCGCAAGCACGATACGCTGCTCGTATATGGGAGGACGATTGATGCGCGGGTTTTCTTTCCCCAAAGAGATGGCAATCCGGAGAATGATGCCAACTTTAAGCGGTGGATGAGCTATTTTAACGACAACAATGAGATCACGGGAGGCGACTACCCGTCCGAAGATTCGAAATTTGACGGTTATGTCAAACGGTTTGTCAAAGAGCACGGCAGGCAGCCCGGGAGCGAGGATGTGTTGCTGCGGGTTGACGGTAAGCTGGTAGACTCTGTCTGGGGCATTGAACCGGAAGAGGATGAGACGGTCTGGGATATTCAGTCAGTCAATCCGATGGCGAAGGAAAAGACCGGTTATCCAACACAGAAACCGGAAGAATTGCTGCGCAGAGTGATCGCTTCCTCCTCAGTAGAAGGGGATATCGTGCTGGACTGCTTTGGCGGTTCGGGCACGACGGCGGCGGTGGCTGAGAAGATGGGACGCAGATGGATCACCGTGGATATTGGCAAGCTGTCCGTTTATATGATACAGAAGCGGATCCTCGGCATTGGCGGCCACAGGGGCTTTGTCGTATACAATGCGGGCCTGTACGACAATACGAGGCTGAATGATTTTGACGAAGGGCAGTGGAAGCAGTTCGCCATGTCGCTGTGGGACGTGGAACCGCTGGAGAAGACGGTGAGAGGAATCCGCTTCGACGGGCACAGAGACGGTGCCCCTGTCAAAGTGTATACGCCGCAGGAACTGGAGCGGCTTGGCGGGCTGATCACGGAGGAGACGATCGGACAGCTGTACCGAAGACTCGGAGCCAGCGCCGGTAGAGAGCTCTATGTGATCGCACCGCGGGGGAAATTTGCCTTTGCCAGCGATGAACTGGACGGCGACGGTGACTGGGACGTGACCTTTTATTTCCTGCGCATCCCCAATTCAATGACCGAGCGGTTCACAGACAGCTTCAGCGCCCAGATTCAGGCGTCCGACACGGATTCGGTCAACGATGCGGTGGATGCGGTGGGATTCGATTTCATCCGTCCTCCAAGGGTGGCTTTTACGGTGGCGGACGGACGACTGACGATCGATTCCTTCAGTGCGCAGGCGAGAATCCGGGGGAAATACGAGTACATGGGGATCGAAGCGTTCTCCATGCTGCTTGTTGATTTTTCCTATGATGGCAAAGTGTTCTCGGTGGATCATGTCTATTATCGGGATCACTTTAAAGAAAACAGTATCGATTTTCCGACGAAACGTGTCGCCGGGCAGGCAATGCTGATCTTTATCGATAAGTTCGGAAACGAGTACAGAACAATATACGGAGGCTGA
- a CDS encoding DEAD/DEAH box helicase family protein, which produces MEYRESDLVLEVSKNVDPNVWDEGKYAAFFDLLFRDRVYQKEAAETALRYLNSGVYSCMEDLARENFAANEVIRERFYGNLSAFLEDIGLPDRLSGTIDLATGTGKSYVMYALAVCMLAEGKVDRVLVLTPSVTIERELTQKFSDLAQDEHLNAALGEDYIPPSIINGAHSIVENTIVIENRDAVYKSQENRNSIVDSLSGRGERTLVLNDEVHHVFYTENNQWKYFIEDEGGHDIHFRYVIGFTGTAYKCRAKTKSGAANEYLSDVIYRYSLREAIEQGFVKDIEYVDKEDMPKDKDDRWKVIVDSHEKIAEQLARTAGIRPVTIIVTGEKRKADGQAKKFRAFLKKHRNLTEEEAGRLVLCVHSGNSAAVDRLRLKDVDKPDNVVEYIFSVSMLTEGWDVKRVFQIVPDEERAFNSKLLIAQVLGRGLRRPVGWQSEWGVPKVIVFNHESWAPKVKTLVDELLDFKKTITTGIAQDSVYHFQIRNVSYKTEETANSEKKNQEPMAFLELGYVRLPTDSEQGKVETELLAVSTNRARNRTLSYTKDSYSVSQMAQEMFDKFSDLPTEEKKDYYESLWPVEKLEAMIERSLTESSNKVITKKLKQTFINAMNVLFRDYTKSVSYTSSPDDYAYISTTALRDVTTELSLLRRNKALFYADHLEKSSLDDVSRASLSEIEDTMNGYSHQKVENSYCFKTPQLGIVTTGEPERKFVKRLTDPQTARQIDAFVKSNDTGFYEFEYTWRKGTHQQSGTFNPDFFIRKKDVIVVVEIKDDGQLSNPDPENIGKYRAAQKHFRLLNEHGREAGEEGTYKMTFLTPKSYERFFEQLTDSDPQAILHFNSELDVRLDEKVRQSGERKG; this is translated from the coding sequence ATGGAATACCGGGAGAGCGATCTGGTGCTGGAAGTCAGCAAGAATGTAGATCCCAATGTGTGGGATGAGGGGAAATATGCGGCCTTTTTTGACCTTTTATTCCGGGACCGGGTTTATCAGAAGGAGGCGGCGGAGACGGCGCTGCGTTATTTGAACAGCGGTGTATATTCATGTATGGAGGATCTGGCGCGGGAAAATTTTGCTGCCAATGAAGTGATCCGGGAACGCTTTTACGGGAACCTCAGCGCCTTTCTCGAGGACATCGGACTGCCGGACAGATTGTCGGGAACGATCGATCTGGCGACGGGCACCGGGAAAAGTTATGTGATGTATGCGCTGGCGGTCTGTATGCTGGCGGAAGGCAAGGTGGACCGGGTGCTTGTGCTCACGCCGAGTGTGACGATTGAGCGTGAGCTGACGCAGAAGTTCAGCGATCTGGCGCAGGACGAACATCTGAATGCCGCGCTCGGTGAGGACTATATTCCGCCTTCAATAATCAACGGCGCTCATTCGATTGTTGAAAATACCATTGTGATTGAAAACCGGGATGCCGTATATAAGAGTCAGGAGAATCGCAATTCGATCGTTGACAGCTTATCCGGCAGAGGAGAGCGGACGCTCGTCTTAAATGATGAAGTGCACCATGTGTTTTATACGGAGAATAACCAGTGGAAATATTTTATTGAGGATGAAGGCGGTCATGATATTCACTTTCGCTACGTGATCGGTTTTACGGGCACCGCCTATAAGTGCAGGGCAAAGACGAAAAGCGGTGCGGCCAATGAATATTTGTCTGACGTGATCTACCGCTACAGCCTGCGGGAGGCTATCGAGCAGGGGTTTGTCAAAGACATCGAATACGTCGATAAAGAGGACATGCCAAAGGACAAGGATGACAGATGGAAAGTCATTGTCGATTCCCATGAAAAGATCGCAGAGCAGTTGGCACGCACAGCCGGGATCAGACCGGTGACGATCATAGTCACCGGAGAAAAGAGAAAGGCTGACGGGCAGGCGAAAAAGTTCAGGGCCTTTCTGAAAAAGCACCGGAACCTGACGGAGGAAGAGGCCGGAAGGCTCGTGCTCTGTGTGCACAGCGGTAACAGTGCGGCGGTGGACCGTCTGCGGTTGAAGGACGTGGACAAGCCAGACAATGTAGTGGAGTACATTTTCAGCGTCTCCATGCTCACGGAAGGCTGGGACGTCAAGCGGGTCTTCCAGATTGTTCCCGATGAGGAGCGGGCGTTTAATTCCAAACTGCTGATCGCACAGGTGCTCGGACGGGGACTGCGTCGTCCGGTTGGGTGGCAGAGCGAGTGGGGCGTGCCGAAAGTGATTGTGTTCAACCACGAGAGCTGGGCGCCGAAGGTGAAGACGCTTGTGGACGAACTGCTTGATTTTAAGAAGACAATCACCACGGGGATTGCTCAAGATTCTGTCTATCATTTCCAGATCCGTAATGTCTCATATAAGACCGAGGAGACGGCCAATTCCGAAAAGAAAAATCAGGAACCGATGGCCTTTCTGGAGCTTGGTTATGTGCGGCTACCGACTGATTCCGAGCAGGGAAAGGTGGAGACGGAGCTGCTCGCAGTCAGCACGAACCGGGCGAGGAACCGCACCTTGTCTTATACGAAAGACAGTTACAGTGTTTCACAGATGGCGCAGGAGATGTTCGATAAGTTTTCCGACCTGCCGACAGAGGAGAAGAAGGACTATTATGAAAGTCTGTGGCCTGTGGAGAAACTGGAAGCGATGATCGAGCGTTCACTCACTGAGAGCAGTAATAAAGTGATCACAAAGAAGCTGAAACAAACGTTTATCAACGCCATGAATGTGCTTTTTCGGGATTATACGAAGTCTGTGAGCTACACGTCCTCGCCCGATGATTATGCGTATATTTCCACGACCGCGCTGCGGGACGTGACGACGGAACTGTCGCTGCTCAGACGCAATAAGGCTCTTTTTTACGCGGATCATCTGGAAAAAAGCAGCCTCGACGATGTGTCGCGGGCGTCTTTGTCTGAGATCGAGGATACGATGAATGGCTATTCGCACCAGAAGGTCGAGAACAGTTATTGCTTTAAGACGCCGCAGCTTGGTATCGTCACGACCGGAGAACCGGAGCGAAAATTTGTCAAGAGACTGACAGATCCGCAGACGGCCCGGCAGATCGACGCCTTTGTCAAATCGAATGATACCGGTTTTTATGAGTTTGAATACACGTGGCGCAAGGGCACGCACCAGCAAAGCGGAACGTTCAATCCCGACTTTTTTATCAGGAAGAAAGATGTCATCGTTGTCGTGGAGATCAAGGATGACGGGCAGCTCAGCAATCCTGACCCGGAAAATATCGGCAAATACCGGGCGGCGCAAAAACACTTCCGATTATTGAATGAGCACGGGCGAGAGGCAGGGGAGGAAGGTACGTATAAGATGACATTTCTGACGCCGAAAAGTTATGAGCGGTTTTTTGAACAGCTTACAGACAGCGATCCGCAGGCGATCCTGCACTTTAACAGTGAACTTGACGTCCGGCTGGACGAGAAGGTGCGGCAGAGCGGGGAACGCAAAGGGTAG
- a CDS encoding replication-associated recombination protein A yields MDLFEYMRSNNMEKEAPLAARMRPSTLEEVVGQKHIIGEDKLLYRAIKADKLSSVIFYGPPGTGKTTLAKVIANTTSAQFTQLNATAAGKKDMEEVVSQAKDAMGMYGKKTVLFIDEIHRFNKGQQDYLLPFVEDGTVALIGATTENPYFEVNGALISRSIIFELKPLEREDIRELLMRAVYDKDKGMGAYDAEIDEEALAFLADAAGGDARTALNAIELGIMTTQRAEDGIIHIDLNTASECIQKRVVRYDKTGDNHYDTISAFIKSMRGSDPDAAVYYLAKMLYAGESVTFIARRIMICAAEDVGNADPNALTVAVSASLAVERVGMPEAQIILSQAVSYVATAPKSNAAVNAISAAMDTVRATGNLPVPPHLQDAHYKGSAKLGRGTGYLYAHDYPNHYVRQQYLPYELSGKEFYRPSGNGYEVKIREHMRRIRTEAGQETE; encoded by the coding sequence ATGGATTTATTTGAGTATATGCGAAGCAACAATATGGAAAAGGAAGCGCCTCTGGCGGCGAGAATGCGGCCGTCGACACTGGAAGAGGTCGTCGGGCAAAAGCATATCATCGGTGAGGATAAGCTGCTTTACCGGGCGATCAAGGCGGATAAGCTCAGTTCCGTGATCTTTTACGGGCCGCCGGGAACCGGGAAGACGACGCTGGCGAAGGTGATTGCCAATACGACGAGCGCGCAGTTCACGCAGCTCAATGCGACGGCAGCGGGCAAAAAGGATATGGAAGAAGTCGTCTCTCAGGCGAAGGACGCCATGGGTATGTATGGGAAGAAGACGGTTCTGTTCATCGACGAGATCCATCGGTTCAATAAAGGGCAGCAGGACTACCTGCTTCCGTTCGTGGAAGACGGAACAGTGGCACTGATCGGCGCCACGACCGAAAATCCTTACTTTGAGGTAAACGGGGCTCTCATTTCACGGTCCATTATTTTCGAACTGAAGCCGCTGGAACGGGAAGACATCCGGGAACTGCTCATGCGGGCGGTCTATGACAAAGATAAGGGGATGGGCGCATACGATGCGGAAATTGACGAGGAGGCGCTTGCCTTTCTCGCGGATGCGGCGGGCGGAGACGCCAGAACGGCGCTGAATGCGATCGAACTGGGCATTATGACAACGCAGCGGGCGGAGGACGGTATAATTCACATCGACTTAAATACAGCGTCAGAGTGCATCCAGAAGCGTGTCGTCAGATATGACAAGACAGGCGATAACCATTATGACACGATCTCGGCCTTTATCAAGAGTATGAGAGGTTCTGATCCGGATGCCGCTGTCTACTATCTGGCGAAGATGCTCTATGCCGGGGAGAGTGTGACTTTCATTGCCAGACGGATTATGATCTGCGCGGCGGAGGATGTGGGCAATGCGGACCCCAATGCGTTGACCGTAGCGGTCAGTGCCTCTCTGGCGGTGGAGCGGGTCGGTATGCCGGAGGCGCAGATTATCCTTTCCCAGGCAGTATCCTATGTGGCAACCGCGCCGAAAAGCAATGCCGCAGTCAACGCCATCTCCGCTGCCATGGATACGGTCAGAGCAACCGGTAATTTGCCGGTACCGCCGCATCTGCAGGACGCCCATTACAAAGGCAGTGCAAAGCTGGGACGGGGGACAGGCTACCTTTATGCGCACGACTATCCGAACCATTATGTCAGACAGCAGTACCTTCCCTATGAACTGAGCGGGAAAGAATTTTATCGCCCGTCAGGCAACGGCTACGAGGTGAAGATCAGAGAGCATATGCGCAGAATACGCACGGAGGCCGGGCAGGAGACGGAGTGA
- a CDS encoding DUF4364 family protein, with the protein MTQEALTLYKLIVLYMLNRVSFPLTKAQVYDFILGKEYTDFLTLQQAISELEDAGLLSAKSMGNRTNLLITAEGKQTLTYFGSRVSGAIKEDIDGYLREHELELRNETSVQATYYKSTSGEYEAELTAKDKGVPLVTLRLSVPVEEMAAAICDNWQKKSLEIYQYLTQELF; encoded by the coding sequence ATGACACAGGAAGCACTGACTCTCTATAAACTGATCGTTCTCTATATGCTGAATCGGGTCTCGTTCCCGCTGACAAAGGCACAGGTATATGATTTCATCCTTGGAAAGGAATATACCGACTTCCTGACACTCCAGCAGGCAATCTCCGAGCTGGAGGATGCCGGGCTGCTCTCCGCAAAATCGATGGGAAACCGGACGAATCTGCTGATCACTGCCGAGGGAAAGCAGACACTTACCTATTTTGGCAGCCGGGTCAGCGGCGCTATCAAAGAAGACATCGACGGTTATCTGCGCGAACATGAACTGGAACTGCGCAATGAGACGTCGGTGCAGGCAACTTATTACAAATCCACATCCGGCGAATACGAAGCGGAACTGACTGCCAAAGATAAGGGAGTCCCCCTCGTCACCCTCCGCCTTTCCGTCCCCGTTGAAGAAATGGCCGCCGCCATCTGTGACAACTGGCAGAAGAAAAGTCTGGAAATCTATCAATACCTCACACAGGAGCTGTTCTGA
- a CDS encoding TIGR01212 family radical SAM protein (This family includes YhcC from E. coli K-12, an uncharacterized radical SAM protein.), whose protein sequence is MNDKPWPAFWLDKPYYSFNAYCRHVFHEKLYKIAIDAGMTCPNRDGTLGSRGCIFCSAGGSGDFAVRSCLTEPQAPEVQAASIVRTLPISEQIRQGLSLFRGKQTGSRFIAYYQAYTNTYAPVSRLRTLYAQALDAPEIAGISIATRPDCLGPDVMALLTELQTAYPGKFIWVELGLQTIHEQTAVYIRRGYPLSCFTRAAETLAKADIPYIVHIILGLPGETDRHIYETIRFLNQLPLAGIKLQLLHVLQNTDLAADYAQGIFRTLELTDYVDLIIGCLERLRPDIVVHRITGDGPKNLLIAPKWSADKRNVCNTIHRELCLRNTWQGKEL, encoded by the coding sequence ATGAATGACAAACCCTGGCCCGCATTCTGGCTCGATAAGCCGTATTACTCTTTCAATGCCTATTGCAGACACGTATTTCACGAAAAATTATACAAGATCGCCATCGACGCCGGTATGACCTGTCCCAACCGGGACGGCACGCTCGGCAGCCGGGGCTGTATCTTTTGCAGCGCGGGCGGCAGCGGCGATTTTGCCGTCCGCTCCTGTCTGACTGAACCGCAAGCCCCAGAGGTACAGGCGGCTTCCATAGTGCGGACGCTTCCAATCAGTGAACAAATCCGTCAGGGGCTCTCCCTCTTTCGCGGAAAGCAGACAGGCAGCCGGTTTATCGCCTACTATCAGGCTTATACCAACACCTATGCCCCTGTCAGCCGCCTGCGGACACTCTATGCGCAGGCATTGGACGCTCCTGAGATCGCAGGCATTTCCATTGCCACCCGGCCGGACTGTCTGGGCCCGGATGTAATGGCACTGCTGACAGAACTGCAAACAGCGTATCCCGGCAAGTTTATCTGGGTCGAGCTTGGATTGCAGACAATTCATGAGCAGACCGCCGTCTATATCCGCAGAGGCTATCCGCTTTCCTGCTTTACACGGGCAGCAGAGACTCTGGCTAAAGCCGATATCCCATATATTGTCCACATTATTCTAGGTCTGCCGGGAGAGACGGACCGGCACATCTACGAGACGATCCGATTTCTGAATCAACTGCCTCTGGCCGGCATCAAACTGCAGCTCCTGCACGTCCTGCAAAATACGGATCTGGCCGCCGACTATGCGCAGGGAATCTTCCGTACGCTGGAACTTACTGATTATGTCGATCTGATCATCGGCTGTCTGGAACGGCTGCGGCCGGACATTGTCGTTCACCGCATCACGGGTGACGGGCCTAAGAATCTGCTGATCGCTCCCAAATGGAGCGCAGACAAAAGAAATGTATGTAATACCATTCACCGGGAACTGTGTCTTCGAAACACATGGCAGGGAAAGGAGTTATGA